One Babesia bigemina genome assembly Bbig001, chromosome : V genomic window, CGGAACGTGTTCGCTATCCGTGCCATACACCGTGCCCTTGATGGTATTTTCGTCGTTCTTGGAGCTGTCATCAGAGTCCATGTAATCCGCCCACATATCATACAACACTTCGGGTCTATTTTCGCTTTCTTCCGTGTTGTCGCCCCTGTAACCGTTTGATCTGTTGGTTCTTGCGTACGCCGTGAAGGCCGTGACGATGTTCTTCTTCCAACTCGATCGCCCCTTCCTCTCCGCTTCTCCAAAGCTGTACCTCCCGAAAGGGTCGACTTCGACCGCCGCTTCATCCTCCGAGGTCGGCGGAGATACTCTGCTGTGCCTCTGGACTATTTTGGACGGCTTGTACACTATTGCCTGTGTGATGTCTGCGCGTTCCTCCTTAGCCGGCAGCCTTTGGGGACTGTCCGGCGGCGAAGACTCATTTGCACTGCACGCCGACTCGTACACTTCCTCGTATTCGCTATTGGTGTCGACGTTAGAAGACTCTCCGCTACACAAGTGGTCTACACAGTCCAGATGCCTCATGTAGAGCTTGTCGTAGAGACTGGATGTCAGTCGCTTCCTACTTACCTTAGTCACCATCGTAAGAGTTCGTTTGCAATCGAGATGCGTTTGCGTTTCCGGCAGGGTTTATAATGAGTTACTCCTCTTGGCGCTTGAGCGCCGCGCGCCGTATGAGGATCGGCCCCCATCCTTTAGGTCACGTGTCTGCATTAGGCGCCGTGGACACATCCGCCCCTGTTTACGTTCATTGTGTGCGGAATCTAGTCCAGTTGTGGCCCTAGTTCGGCGTGTACTGCCGACTTAAGCGCGTTGTGACGCGCCCATCTGACGCGCGCCCCTTTATTGGCGCGTGCGCGTTAAAGCGGTTACGGGCGCCGGCACCTACTCTATTTGTCTAACTGTGGCTGAAGATGCCTATCTTCTATCGCATCCCTCAGGCGTTCCGCCGCAGCTCCGTGGTCCGCGCCGCCTTCACGAATTGTCTGCGCGGCAATTTCGAGCCCAAAGCGTTCACTGGCTGCGCTGCGTTGCGCGCGATGTCGTCCATGTGCGCTCCCGTCTCGGAGTCGCCGGTTTACCGCGACATGATCGAGCGCGCGAAGACTGCCTACggcggcagcagcgagGTCGACAGCGCCATGTCTGATATGCTGTCGTCGCGCCGGCTGGTGCTGTTCATGGAGGGGTCTCTGGACCACCCGAAGTCGCTGTGCGCGGGCAACCTAAGCAGGATCTTCAGTGGACTGCAGGTCACCGGTCTGTACACCGTGGACCTGCTGCGCGAGCCCGAGATTCTGGGTTTCCTCTGCACCCATCTGTGAGTGGCTTCGCCTACTTAGTCTCATGTGTTTTCAGGGGCGAGAGCGTGCGCAACGTGCTGTTCAAGGACGGCGCGCCTGCACTGGACTACGACCAGATCGTGGAGCTGTTCCAGAAGGgaacgctgctgcaggcgctTGAGGTGACGCCCAAACCATCTGAGCCTGGCGTGCACAAGCGCTTCCGCGGGCTGCTCCCCATTGCTAACTACTGAGGTAATGCATTACACAAGTTTTCAAAAGTCGCGTCGCTTCTGAGCCGCGTCTCTGTGGTTGTGCGATTCCGCCCACTCAGAAGGCCACTTGCTGATCTTGCTTGGGTTCgggctgcggcggcagcagGTGCATCATGAAGCCGAATCTGTATACGTTGTTCCAGTAGTCGATGCATCCGCTGACTCCGAATCCTGCAGTGTCGTGTGTCGGCAATGCGCGTCGCTTACCTGAGTAGTCCTGCGCTTGCATCGCAATGCGCCCACATGAATCGATGTTGCCCTGTACTCGCGCGTGGCGGAATAGGTACTCCCAGCCCTGCATCTTATTTGAGTGACATTGGGTTTTGGGTTCGTACCATGCGCAGCGCCGACTCCCTCGTGGCCGGCGTTACTTCCAGCTCAGTGGCGAGTGCCAGTCGCTCGTTGACGCGCCTGACGTACTGCACCCTCGCCGTGTCCGTATCCTGCATGGTGAAGTCCATGCTCTTGAAGTTGGGCTGCTTCGTCCACTGGCCTGCGCGCTGATGAGGTGGCCTGTCTGCGAGCTCACATGTGACGATGTGGTCTCCATCCACGTATCTCGCTGCGATTGCTCCTATGGATGAGCTGTTGGCGACCTTCACGGGTTTTGAGAGGTTTCGGTGCGTGCAACTCACGATGTAAGTAAGTTCCGATCCAAGCGTCAACTTCGGCATTACCTGCTGCGTGTATGCGGCGTTCAGTATCCAGGTGCCTGCACATTTTGGGGCCCATGCCAACCGTCACCAACCTTGCCATGCCGCCTTGAGTGAGGCCGTCCAACCTCGCCCCATGTAGTCGACGCCGGCCTCGTAGGCGTTGCGCGGGTCGTATTTGAGGAAGCTGTTGCCGTTGAGCTTGACTTCGATGTTGTCCCCGTGCTTCGCGAACGCCCTGGCCGTGATTATGCCGTCAAGGCCGATTTTGGCCAAGGCGAGGAGGTTGCCGTCTGGGCTCGCATAGTTCGCGCCTATCTGGTAGAGGTACCCAACATCGCTCATGACTGTCCCCAGGAATAGGGAATGGCTGGCCTGGATGTTGTCCGTGATCTGCCTGTCCGCCTCCAGTCTGAACCCGTCGTAGTTGTCCTGCGTCATAACGTTCTTGAACTCTCTGGCCAGGTTTTCGAATACGAGCAGGTCGTATGGCGAGGGCGCCGGAGGCTGTTCCGGCGTGGACGGCTGCTCGTCACAGTGTGCCGTCCTGGACAGCATCATGAAGTGCGAGGGGAGCAGAGCCGAGGCGATCGTCCTTGATGCGTTCACCCTTTTCTTCCACGAGGCGAGCGCCGCTGTGCAGTACCTGTTAGCGGCGGTGAAGTACCCGGAGTCTGCGCGGCAGGTGGCTGCTACAGGTTGCCTCATATCAGCCGCGCCTCTCCTGCCTTTGTCGTCAGGGGTCACCCGGGGCAGAAGCGCCCCGCACCTTCCGCCAAACACGCGTAGGAAGCTCATGGCGCCAGGTTGTGACAGTCAGCTCACGCCTGCGGTACGAGCAGCTGTATTAGCCTTGGAAGTTTCGTGTAGCCCGTTTCGGCTTTGACCTCGGGGAGATGCGTCCCGAGCAGCTACGATCGGTGTAGAGGCTTCCTCTCGGAATCTTCTGAGCTCCGTTGGTCAGATTCCTAGGCCACTGAATAAATAGGTAGCTGATTAGCTTTGTATGCGTCGCTTTGGTCTCGCGGCGATGGCTGATCTCCCCATCTGCCGCCGGTCGTCAACACCGCGTCACCCCCCGCATATCAATAGGAAGGAAGCTACACAGCGGCTTATTCGCGATTTACAGATGTGTGTAGAACGGATGTGTACGTTTACCGCTTGCGATTGCCCGTTGCAAATTGCCACTTGGTTTTCGGCAATCAGCGACAATTGTGCGCGCAATTCCTGGCTATTTAGCGCACTATTCGCGCGTATAACGTCGCACACTGACATCGTAACCGGTGTAGCACACCACTATAGGCTTCACGTAAGTGATTTACGATATTGACACGTGTCGTGGCATGCGGTCATCTCAGCGCCTTCAATACCGCCTTGTAGGCGTCGATTGGGATCGACACGTTTCCGACCTCTGCCATGAACTTCTTGCCCTGCGACAATCGGTGTATCTCGAACTGCGCAGCCTACCTTGGCCTGGTTGTCTAGCAATTTCTTCTTGCGTGAGGGGTCCCCGCCGCTGCACCTTTCCGTGACGTTTTTGCGCATGGCCGGTATGCTGACGGACGCTATGACCCGTTTCCCTATCGCCGCTTGTAGGTGTATTTTGAACTGCTTGGGCGGTATCACTTCGCGGAGCGTTTCCACCAGCAGTTTGCCTGTGGTCGGTGAGGTGCCTTTCCGTGTGGCCAACCTGAATCGTAAGCCTTGTCCTTGGCGACGATCATCGCCAGCCCCGGGGCCTCCTCTCCGTTGATGATCACCCGTATCTTGCAGAGGTCGATTGCGCGGTAGAAGGCGCCCTCGTAGTCGAACGAGCCGAAGCCGTTGGTGATGGACTTGAGGTTGTCGAAGAAGGTTGATATGATCTCGATCATGGGTACGGCATACTCGAGCACAACGGACTTGCCTCCGGCGAATTCGTTTTTGGTCTTGAACTCAGCTCGCATCTGGTGCAGGAGGCTCATGACCTTGCGTTGGCAGCTGGGCAGTTGTTAGTGCATCGGGCGTTGTGAACCTACTCTCCGGGTACCCTCACGGTGACGTTGGTCCAGGGCTCCTCCGCGAGCTTCACCAGGCCGTCATCAGGCCAGTGTGCTGCATCGCTGACGACCACCTGCTTGCCGTTTTTGAGGTGGCATCGGTATGGCACCGacggtgaggtgaccacgACGCCGACGTCGTGCTCGcgctggaggcgctgcacgGTGACGTCGAGGTGCAGCAACCCGTTGAATCCGCACATGAACCCGTGCCCCGCTATGCTGGACTCGCTGGCTTCAAAAACAAGCGAGTGGTCGTTCAGCTTGAGCTTGTCCAGCGCTGCGCTGAGCTGCAGGTAGTCCGTGCCGTCGCAGGGGTAGAGCCCGGCGAACACGGAGGGCTTCGCCGCCTCGAAGGCCACTATGGGCTCGACATCTCCACTTTTGGCGGCTGCCTTGAGGACGACAGTGTCTCCCACCGCCACCCTGCTGGGGTCCTTGGTGTTGCAGCAGAACCAGCCCACCTCCCCCGACCTGCAAGCAGTGTCCGGTAGAATGCGCTGTCCCCACCTGAGTGTCTCGCGTTCCCGCAGGTCTGGCATCATTACGCCTACAGCAGTGACCTTCGCCTCCAGTTCGTGCCCCAGGAATACCACCTCGTCCAGTTTTTTGACGCTCCCGTCGACGACCTGCCACCGTTGTGGCGCTTACATGTTCACCTACCCTCACGTAGCTGACCACGCCCCGGTGCGGGTCGTACTGGCTGTCGAACACGAGCGCTCTGAAGGGCTTTTCCGTGTCGATTTTCGGCGGCGGCACCCGCTCTACTACCGCATCGAGGATATCCGTGATCCCGAACCCCTCCTTCGCGGAGGCCATGAGTATCTCGTCCTCTGTGAAATTGAAGAGCGACTTGAGGTCCGACGCGGTCGCATCGTAGTCGCAGAACTCTACGTCGATTTTGTTGACGATGGGTATGAGCTTGAGCCCCTTTTCTATTGCGATCATGGACGTGGTGACCGTCTGCGCTTGTATGCCCTTGGTGCCGTCAACGACGAGCAAGGCGCCCTCGCACGCCGCGATTGACCTCCTGGCTTCATGGTTGAAGTCGATGTGCCTGCGTGACGTGGTCGCGCgtcctacatcgcccttaccCCGGCGTGTCGATGAGGTTGAGCTTGTACGTCTTCCCGTCCTTGGGGTAGGTGTAGTTGATGAGCGCGCTCTGGAGCTTGATCGTGATTCCGCGCTCGCGCTCGAGCTCCATGTTGTCGAGGTACTGGTCCTGTATTTCGTGCGGCTGCACTGCGGCGCATGTGGACAAGTGCACGGCGCTCACTCACCCGCCTTGGTTAGCTCCAGGAATCTGTCCGCGAGCGTGGACTTGCCGTGGTCAACATGGGCTATGATGCAGAAATTGCGCATGCGGCTGCCGCAGTACTCCTCCTCCGGCGCCTGGTCCTCAAGTTGGTCCGCCTCGTGAGTTGCATCGGGATCGTCCGTGCCGCCTTCCGCGGTCGCGGCGTAAAGCACGGCCCGCCGACCGTACAAGCCGCTGACGGCCCTCCGAGGGGGCGCAAACGGCGCAAACCCACTGAGGGTGAACGCCGGCCCGATGTCATTGCGATAAGAGATACCGTTCGTCCCTGTATTTTGGGCGAAGGCTGCGATGGTGAGGTTACGGTGGAACGATGCGGCGGCAGCCCAGCCCAGGCACACGAGCATGCCCAGGCCGACCACGGCACCCACGGTCATCAATCACTAGGCGTATGCTACCGGCTGCCGCCTATACGGTTGCTCGGACGTGCTGCGAGTGACCGCCGCATGACTCTGGGCTCAGCGTTGCAGTCAATACACGCGGTAAGACAGGATACATACACCGTAAATCCGCGTCATGGACGCTGGTTTGAATAAAGTAGCGCCACCGGCAATGCGGTCAGTGTGGCGGCTAATCGACTCCCGGATTGCCGGCCGGACTCGGCGCGCGCTCTGTGGGCTGCGGCTGCCACAGCCGTCTGTGTATAATTCAGGTTTCCAACTTATACAGTTATACGCGACGGCTGCGGCACACTGGCGGCCGATTTGCAGCATTCGGCTGCTTGTTAGCACGACCGAATGTGTGTCTACGAAAGCGAACTCTATGGCAATGTAGCAAAACGCCACACTATGCACTGAATGTATAGGTTTGGTAGACTGTATGTGTGCTTTTGAGCATCGATTGCCGCTGAACGGTCATGTTGTGGCTCGCCATGTGTGTCGTGTGTGTAACGTACACATCTGTGCGGCTTGTGATTCCTGCTGCCGATCAGTGGCCGTTGTCGGCACTGGCGCGTCTTTACACCGGTCATATTATGTCAAACTGTGTTTGACAGCAGCATCTGGGTTTCCGTGAGACCACTCACGCCGCTCTCACCTACCCAGAAAGGAGATGTTTGGGCTGGGCATCAACATTTGATCACAGCATCGCCGTTACTGCTAATTTGCACACCGCGATGACCGCACGCCCATAGGCGTCAAATCGACCGCCATTCTCGTCTGTGTATCACAGCATCTACGAATCGCGCATGATGAAGGCGTTTTGGGCGTCCTTAGCGCAGTTTGCAGCGCTCACCCTGCTGCTATGGCAGGTTGAATGCTTGAGGGTAAGTTATAGCTCGATGTGTTGCGTGCACCCGTTCCATGATGTTTGCCGCTCCACTCATTTTGTTGCAGAGCCCGAGTACACCTGGGGGTAAGGATTTAGCCATTCCGCACGCTACCGCCACGCGTAGGGACGCAACTAATCTCTGTTGCAGGTGTACCTGTCGAAGAAGGGGATGATGAATTGCCCGTGTTCGACTTGACGGTTCCGGTGATTGAGGCTCCGCCGCAGAATTACCGTCCGATAGAATTCTTCTACCCCGACACTCTGTTGGGCACTTTGATGCGTGGCTATTGCAACAAGGATTCGGATATAGGAGCTCAGTTTGCGTGCAACCCGGACTCAAAGACATGCAAGTGCTACAGCGGGAAGCAGGTTGCTCCAGACTCGATTTTGTGGCAGGACCAAAAGAAAGTGGCCTTCAAGCACACGTTGTTAGGAGTGCCATACAAGCTTAGGAGCAATTTAATGAAGTACAACATGTTGTCGCTGCGTAGCTTGGGCCGTGTTCCGAATATGAATTATCCACAGTTTGCTTTAGAGACCGCTGATGGAACGCCTGTATCGGAAGATACGGTTCGTAAGACTGTGCAGGATTACAAGTCTACTGCGATGCGTGGCCAGAGTAAAACGAAGATAGGCGACGTTCTCAAAGCGTATATGCATGATCCTGTGTGTACGCTGAGATCCAGCGTGTACTTCCTGCATGGTGCACCGCCCACGTCGTCACACGAGGGCGCCAAGCCCTATGACCTGTTAAACCAACGGCTGCATGACATGGAATCTGCTGCGAAAGCCTACGGTAAAAGCGGCAGCCCCGGTGCAAGTGCTTTGGGAGGTCAAGGTCCCACTGGGCCGTCCCTTCTTGATCTTATACCTCGATACGAGCTTTCAAGATCCCTTAGAAAGAGACGAAGGTATCTTGGTGTCAACAATGGACAAACACGTGTTCTGGACGATAGGTTTTATGTGAAACTCATGGGGGATAAGGATGTTTCCGATGTAGGTTCAACTGTTACGGACCCTAATAAGGATGCTAACAAGACAGCATTATATAAGCGTTACGCCACCGGTGCGGATGAGTTCCCTCCTGCAGAGGAATTGGGTTTGGGGCGTAGGGTGAAGTGGAGCACTGTAACCCCTGATAACCGCCCGGACGCAAAATACGACCGCATTGATCGCTGCTACTTCCACGATATCCTCAAAGAGAGGCACGACATAGACCTCGGTATAGAAGGATGCGTATCTCAGGTGTCCTCACGTTGCAACCATACCCCAGACGGCCTTTTATGCCACCCGTTCGTTCAAACTAGGTTCTACGCGCCTTTGAGGAAGCAGTTTTACCTGGATATTGAGCACTTCACGTTTTCCGCGGCATTCGGCGTCTATTTGGGCCCTGAAAAGGTGCTCTGTGGATCGCCGGCGTCGATAAAGAACGGCGTGCACTACATGTACAACCCTGAGAGATCCGGTTTGCCCATCCTTGAGGAGTTTACGATGGACGACCAGCGGTTTTTCAAAGTGGGCCCGTTCCAGGCTGTGGAGAAGTCGGGCAAGTACAAGATCTGCGCTTGTGTTAGCAGCCACGGCGAGGACGATGTGAAGACCTGCTTGCAATTCTCCGAATACACtagtgtgctaggtcaagtGATTTTCTCTACAAGTTCGCTTACCCTGGTATCGTCGAACGTCGCGGCGGGCAGCAATGGCGAGGCAGATTTACGCAACAAAGTCGGGCTGCTTGTCGACGCTGAGTCGAACTTCGAGAGCTGCGCTTCACTGTTCGACGCGTACAAGGTTGACTGGACGGTGCCCTCTGTGACGAAGCTTCCTAGTTATAATCGCTACATGCGCGTGATTCGATCGGATGGTTCGGCATCTACCGCAATCCATTTTCCGAAGCCAGGAAAGTATCGCTTATGCTTGATCAACAATAATACTGGTGAAGTGGTGGAGCATTACAAATCTTTCATCATGGAAGGTATCCGTGACGATGCCAGCGCTGTGATCTACCGTGATTCGTCTGGCCGGTTGGCAGGCAGCTCTTTGATATTTGAACGATACGGCGAGGAACCTTCGGATCGCGGGTTCTTTTATCTTGCAGACTCCGAAACGGATTGCACTGCGAAGGTCGTGGGTCGCTGGTCGGGCGCCATGCATCCCTACTACACTAGTAACAGCAATAAAATCCCGGCTCGTTGGGTAGTACGCGATCTGCAGGTTGATTTGGGGGAATCAACGCCGCGTCCGAATTACGCCATCTGTGTAAAGTATCCTAGAAATTCGAAGGCACTCCGGATCGGTTCCGCTCGCGTGCAGAACCATGTCGATGTGGACGAGAGATTTTTAATTGGCACGCCGTACCACGTGAAGAACATACCGGATGATATATACAATTACCAGCTGGGCAGGGATTCCGACTTTGTCTTCACCTTGCTGACCGCATTGTCCTTTAAAGACAAACCAAAATATAAAGAATTCAGCGAGGCGTTTAAGGGCAACGGCAAGTACTACCACGGCATTTTGGGCAATTCGCGTTCCCTTATGCTGCACTGCCGTGTATACACCAAAAACGATCTCATCACGCTGTGGCTGATGTCTGACGAGGATCCCACTCTTTATCCGCTCTTCACCGTTGTTTACGCACGCCCACGTTCGGTGGTGGTGGGTCAAACGGGTGGTAAATTGTACATTTATGTCTTGACGGACACTACGCTGGCAAGGCATTTGCTCACCGACCTGTATCAACCCCACAAAACCCGTAAAACGCTGGCCGAACTAACGCATGGCGGCAGTATACTTCATATGGATGTTATACAGTTGCCGACGAAAACGATGCTAGTGGCTGTGGATGCGAAGTATAGCCGTTTGTTACTTTACGACGAAACTTTAGCACAGCGTACCGAGTTTTTGGGGGCATCAACGGGTCATATTATCACTCCTGGAAAGATATCCTGTGTTAAAGACACGAATGAACAGGGTTGGACGAGCTGTTTTGTCGCCACCGCAATACCTAACGAGCTGCTTCACCTTTCTATTTGCAAGGATACATATGCGATCAAAATTTTGAGCCGTTACAAGTCCGGCATGTCGGTTGATGATCTGGATCCCAAGATGGGGTCCATCGCGTCGTTGTTCGCTACGATCTATGAGGATGACAAAAATAAGCACCTGGTGATATTTGCTTTGCGTGAGGACGGTGAACACGGAGGTCTGTACAAGACCGCGAGCGACTCAAGCGTGATATCGTTCGTCTCTCCTCTCACGAACGTGGGTCACGGTGCATTCATGCGGGGCATCTACCCCGTTTTCAATGACGAGACCAACCGCAGTGCCATGGTGCTTTGCGAGATCTATCCGAAGGATGTAATTGACTCTACCATGGAATTAGAGAAGGTTTTCGAACGTACCGGGGACTATGACTCCTCTCGCTTCCGCCTTACGTGGGCTCCTTATACTGAGATCGTTCACGTGCCGGAGCTGAGTTACAAGGTGGATCCTCATATGACCATCGGCACGTCCTACCATTTCACTCCTCTGCTTGGCCCCATCCCCGATCGGTTCCCATTGGCGATTCAATGGCTGTTGGACCCCAAGCAAAACGTTGACAAAGCTATTTTTGAAGAGGTGGCCAAAATCAGCGACAGTGGAGCGTTAACTATCATGTCAAAACGTCCTTTCAATGGCCGTTTTGACGTTGTAAGGCGTATTTTGTGGTCAACGTCGACTGCGACCATCGAGGTCGACTTCTTATGCCCTGACGGCACGTATTATGATGGCACGGCATGCAAAGAGTGCCCCCTGGGTACCTATAATGCCCTTAAACTTGTCCAGGAGGATCGCACCCTCATTTCACGTTGCAAATCCTGCCCTCGTTTCGAGACCACTGCCACAGTGGGTGCGTTGTCGGCGGATGAGTGCAAGTGTATACACGGTTATGCGGTTAGCGATTTGTCTTCGGGTGGTTCGCGTTGCAAGCCGTGTTCTGGCACTTCATACAAATCCATATTTGGTGATGAGCAGTGCCTGCCGACGTGTGGTAAGAACATGTTTTCCAGGACTGCGGCGAACGCATCTCAGGTGGATGTGTTCTGCCGTTGTTACCCCGGGTACTACCTAAACCGCAGTAGGAATTCGGCGGGCGGTTGTCTACCGTGTGAGAAAGGGTATTATTGTGTGGGAGGTTACAAAGCTAAGCAGAAGAAGTGCCCGATATACACCACGACCACCATCACTGCGGCGAAGAGCCTCTCCGACTGTGTCTGCATGGCTGGTTACGAGCCTGCTAACAGCAGCCGCTTGTCGATCGAAGGCACGTACGAGAACAAGCTGTATAAGCTGATATCGTCCAAATACCACACCACAGGCAATGACATCATGGTGTGTGTCCCATGCGGTTACACCAAGTACAAGGAGACCCCCGGGCCTCACGCGTGTACGTCGTGTCCTGGCAGAACTCACGCCGCGTCTACCACCAACACGAATCAAGACCAGTGCAATCGCTGTCCACCGGGCTACTACGAGACCAATGACCCATCGTATCCGTGCGATGTTTGCAGCCCCAATCACATCTGCGTGGGTTCTGACCCAATGGACCCTGCGCTGATGCTGTACAGCGGTAAGCGTATTAAGTGTGACAAGAACTCTGTGACTCTCGTGCCATTTGAGGAAAACGTGCACCTCGCCAGCTGTC contains:
- a CDS encoding GTP-binding protein LepA family protein, putative, producing MTVGAVVGLGMLVCLGWAAAASFHRNLTIAAFAQNTGTNGISYRNDIGPAFTLSGFAPFAPPRRAVSGLYGRRAVLYAATAEGGTDDPDATHEADQLEDQAPEEEYCGSRMRNFCIIAHVDHGKSTLADRFLELTKAVQPHEIQDQYLDNMELERERGITIKLQSALINYTYPKDGKTYKLNLIDTPGHIDFNHEARRSIAACEGALLVVDGTKGIQAQTVTTSMIAIEKGLKLIPIVNKIDVEFCDYDATASDLKSLFNFTEDEILMASAKEGFGITDILDAVVERVPPPKIDTEKPFRALVFDSQYDPHRGVVSYVRVVDGSVKKLDEVVFLGHELEAKVTAVGVMMPDLRERETLRWGQRILPDTACRSGEVGWFCCNTKDPSRVAVGDTVVLKAAAKSGDVEPIVAFEAAKPSVFAGLYPCDGTDYLQLSAALDKLKLNDHSLVFEASESSIAGHGFMCGFNGLLHLDVTVQRLQREHDVGVVVTSPSVPYRCHLKNGKQVVVSDAAHWPDDGLVKLAEEPWTNVTVRVPGDCQRKVMSLLHQMRAEFKTKNEFAGGKSVVLEYAVPMIEIISTFFDNLKSITNGFGSFDYEGAFYRAIDLCKIRVIINGEEAPGLAMIVAKDKAYDSGKLLVETLREVIPPKQFKIHLQAAIGKRVIASVSIPAMRKNVTERCSGGDPSRKKKLLDNQAKGKKFMAEVGNVSIPIDAYKAVLKALR